In Alkalihalobacillus sp. FSL W8-0930, a single window of DNA contains:
- a CDS encoding MarR family winged helix-turn-helix transcriptional regulator: MSREILFKKMIEFITSIHQVKHELTKDAKPSSITQGQYNILELITVSQPISPSEISDCLNMSKSNTSRELTKLSEKNLLHKWSDAEDHRKQFIQLSNAGENMMNEAFATIESRFSNRLEHLSKVDLEEIEQAMQTLNEKLLK, translated from the coding sequence ATGAGTAGAGAAATACTCTTCAAAAAGATGATCGAATTTATAACGTCTATTCATCAGGTGAAACACGAGCTAACAAAAGATGCTAAGCCCAGTTCTATTACTCAAGGGCAGTATAACATTCTAGAATTGATTACTGTAAGCCAACCAATAAGTCCGAGTGAAATTAGCGATTGTTTGAATATGTCTAAGTCTAATACGAGTCGTGAGCTAACTAAATTAAGTGAAAAGAATCTCCTTCACAAATGGAGCGATGCCGAGGACCACCGAAAACAATTCATCCAATTATCAAACGCAGGAGAAAATATGATGAATGAGGCATTTGCAACGATTGAATCTCGTTTTAGTAATCGACTGGAGCACCTTTCAAAAGTGGATTTAGAAGAAATTGAACAGGCAATGCAGA